DNA from Anaerobaca lacustris:
CTTTTACGGTTTTGCCTTCAGCGGTGAGCTGCAGGATCTCACGCTCGCGCGGGCTCAATTCCGTCTCCTGCTTTTCGGAGGGATGGGTGCGGTGTCGAATCCAGTCATGAACGACAAAATCGGTGATGCGCGAACTGAGATAGACGTCTCCCGTCGCGGCGGCGTGCAGGGCTCGGGATAGATCGTCGAAGAGATTCATCTTGAGTACATAGGCGCAGGCCCCTGCATTCAGTGCCTCTCTGACGATGTGGCCTTCCGCATGCATCGACAACACGATGACCTTGGTTGTCGTCGATACATGGAGAATCTGGCGAGTTGCCTCAATACCGTTCAGCCAGGGCAATGTAATGTCCATAATGACGATGTCAGGCTTGAGCTCCTTCGCCAGGCGTACCGCCGCCAGGCCATCCTCGGCCTCGCCAATGATCTCCATATCCGAATTGCGTTCGAGCAGGGAACGCAAGCCCTCTCGCACAATTCCATGGTCATCCACTATAAGGATTCGCATCGTCAGGTCCTCCAGCCAATGACGGTCTCGATCGTGCCGGCATCTTCAGCAGAATACGAGTGCCCTGACCAGGTTTGGAGCGGACTCTCAGGCTTCCGCCGAAAGTCTGCATTTGTTCTCGGACGCTGAAAAGCCCGAAATGACCGCCTGTCGCATTGG
Protein-coding regions in this window:
- a CDS encoding response regulator transcription factor codes for the protein MRILIVDDHGIVREGLRSLLERNSDMEIIGEAEDGLAAVRLAKELKPDIVIMDITLPWLNGIEATRQILHVSTTTKVIVLSMHAEGHIVREALNAGACAYVLKMNLFDDLSRALHAAATGDVYLSSRITDFVVHDWIRHRTHPSEKQETELSPREREILQLTAEGKTVKEIARHLHISIKTCHANRKKLMEKLEVSTVAGLTKWAISNGITSVEF